AAGTAGCCGAGACGCCATCCAGTCATCGCGTACGCCTTCGAGAAGCCGTTGACGGTTATCGTGCGGTTCGCCATGCCGTCCATCGCTCCGAGCGAGTGGTGTTCGGCGTCGTAGATTATCTTCTCGTATATCTCGTCGCTCACGACCCAGAAGTCGTGGTCGACGGCGAGGTCACGTATCTCCTTGAGTTCGTCCTTCGAGAAGACGGCTCCCGAGGGGTTCGACGGCGTGTTGACGATCATCAGACGCGTGTCGTCGGAGACGTGTTCGGCGAGGTCGACGCTTCCGGGAGTGAATCCCGTTTCGGGGTCGAGCTGTACCCGGTTTATCTCTCCGCCAGCCATCTTGACTATAGCCTCATATGACACCCACGCGGGGTCGAGTAGAACCGCTTCGTCGCCCTCTGAGAGAAGCGAGAATATCGACTCGAAGAGGGCGTCCTTCGCGCCCGGGGTGACGTATATCTCGTCCCTCTCGACGCTCAGTCTGTTCTCCTCTCTGAGCTTGTGGGCTATCGCCTCACGTAAGTCGGGAATGCCCTTCGTAGGCGTGTATCCCGTCTCTCCCCTGTCGAGAGCCGCCTTCGCCTCCTCACGTATGTGCTCGGGGGTCGTGAAGTCGGGCTCTCCGACGCTCAGGTCGACGACGTCGGCTCCCTCGGATTCGAGGCTACTAGCGAGATCACTTATACGTAGAGTCGCGCTCGGTTCGACGCGTCCTACCCTCTCTGAGAACTTCGCCATAGTAGGCTATCCCACGGAGCGACAAGCCTTAAGTCTAGTCTTTCGGTGTGCGGATCAGTCCTTCGCGTTCTTGTTGGCGAGCTCTTCCATACGTGCGCCGACACGTCCCGTCTCGGAGAACTCGTCGTCAGCCATCACGTTCGCCATCTCGTTTCCGAGTACGAAGATAGCCTGCTTGTGCTCGCTCTTGCTCTGGTGTATGTCCTCGGGCTTGACGTCGAGATCTGTGTAGTCGTCGAAGAACTCGTCGCCTTCCTCGGCGTCGTCGAAGTACTCGCTTATGTCTGCCATCAGCTCGTGGAGATGGATCAGATCTTCCTTGTGCATTCTTACTCTGACTTACTCTCAGAACGAATTTAAAGCTTCGCGTCCGTCGGCGTACCGTTAGATTTTTAAGTTACTCCTCCTCGTCGTGGTTCGACTCCGACTCGACGGCGAATAGGACGTAGTAGCTCAGACCGATTATGAGAGCCACGGTTGCGAAACCGACTGAGAGCATGGCGGGCTGGCTCAGAACCGAACTGACGAGTGAGAGTAACATACATGAGATACGTCGTCGGATGGATTAAGCTTACGTGTCGAGGTCGGGATCGACGCCGAGTGCCTCCGCCTGGTCGTGGTACCTGTTACGTATAGTCACCACGGAGGCGTCGGAGACATCGCTGACCTTCTCCTGTGTGACCTCCTCGCCGAGTAGCCTCGCCGCGAGGTAGACAGCCGCGCCCGCGTACGCCTTCGGCGACTTCCCGACCCCGATCCCCGCCGTCTCTTCGAGTATCTCGACAGCCCTCGACTCGACCTCAGGGCTCAGGTCGAGTTCGGAGGCTATACGTGGCACGAACTCGACGGGATCTGCGGGGGGAACTTCGAGTCCGAGCTGACGTGACAAGTACCTGTATGTCCCCGTTATCTCGTCCTTCTCGACGCGCGACACGTCGGCGATCTCGTCGAGCGAACGCGGTATACCCGCCTGACGGCACGCGGCGTAGACAGCCGCCGATGCGACTGCCTCGACTGATCTCCCGGGAAGGAGCTCGTCTTTCTGGGCACGTCTGAGTATAACGGCTGCGGACTCACGGGCTCCGTCGGGGACTCCGAGGGCACTCGACATACGGTCTATCTCGCCGAGACCGAAACGCAGAGTCCTCTCGGTACCTTCTGCCCTCGCTCTCTCGTGCCATTTCCTGAGACGTCTCATAGTCTCCCGTCTCTCCGACTTCTCGACATCGCCCCGTGAGATCTCGGTCGTTAGACCCTTCTCGTGCATCGTCTGAGTCGTCGGCGCGCCGACGCGCGACTTCTCCTCTTCCTCCTCCGACGAGTAGGCACGCCACTCCTTGCCTCTCTCGACGCGTTCCTCCTCTATCACGAGACCACAGTCGGGACAGACGGTCTCACCTCTCTCCGACTCGACAGCCTCGGCTCCACACTCGGGACAGACGAGAACATCCTCGGACTCCGTCTCCGTACCCCCGGAGCCGTCCTCGTCGTCGGTCTCAGTCTCGCCCATGGCTCTTAGTACTTCGGCGTGTGTAATATAACCCGGCTCCAACCTCCGACAGTATTATTTATTTGGGATGACGTCACTGTAATAATGGGTCTCAGACGGAAGGTCTCCGGACTAGTGTCTCCGAAGTCGTCCTTAGAGGCTAGTATAGACGAGTACGAGCCTACCCCCGACGACATGTTCGAGTTCGAGCCACGTGAGGGACACGAGGAGACACGGAGGTACTGGCTCGACGAGCCTTACTCGACAGCAGTGATAACACAGGACGGCGACGGAGTCCTCCACTACAACGCAGTCGAGCCGTCTGTCACCGACTTCGAGAGGGAGCTTCTCAACACGCTTTACTACGACCTGCGTGACGTCTTAGCAGTCAAGGAGTTCGAGGACGTCGAAGACTCCGAGGACGTTCTCAAGAAAGGTGTCGTCGAACTCATACACAGCTACGGTATTCAGGTCGAACCCGTCTCTTTCCACAGGATATTCTACTACCTCAGGAGGTCTTACATGGGGATGGGGAAGATAGAGCCTCTACTCGAAGACCCCTACGTCGAGGACATCTCGTGCCACGGCTACGGTGCTCCTATCTATCTCTACCACGGCGACTACCAGGACATAAGAACCAACGTTGAGTTCGACGAGGACGAGCTCAACTCGTTGATAATCACTCTGTCACAGAAGTCGGGTAAACATATCAGCATAGAACGTCCTATAGTCAGCGCGTCTCTCCCCGACGGCTCACGTGTCGAGCTCACACTCGGAAGGGAAGTCACACAGGAGGGATCGACCTTCACGATACGTAAGTTCTCGGAGGAGCCTTTCACCCCGACCGAACTCATAAAGTCAGGTACTTTCTCGGTCGAACAGATGGCGTACCTCTGGGTCGCGATAGAGAACAACAGATCTCTGATATTCGCGGGAGGTACAGCGAGCGGAAAGACGACGAGTCTAAACGCCGTCTCTATGTTCATACCCCCGAGGTCGAAGGTAATCTCGATAGAGGACACACCCGAGATACGTATACACCACGAGAACTGGGTGCCGAGTGTGACGCGTGAGGGGATAGGAGTCGAGAGCGAGATAGACATGTACACACTCCTCCGGTCGGCTCTGAGACAGCGTCCCGAGTACATAATCGTGGGAGAGGTACGTGGCGAGGAGGCTATGACACTCTTCCAGGCTATGTCTACGGGACACACGACCTACTCGACTCTACACGCCGACTCGATAGAGACCGCGATAAACCGCCTCGAAAACCCTCCGATAGACGTCCCTAGGTCGATGCTCGAAGCCCTCGACATACTCTCGATACAGGTTCTGACGAGGTACGAGGACGAACGTGTAAGACGTAACAACGTCTTAGCCGAGATAGCCGGGATCGACTCACGTACCGGAGACATAAACGTCAACACACTCTACGAGTGGAATCCGTCGGACGACAGCCTCGACCAGATAAGTGAGAGCGTCGTCCTCAAGGAGATACGTGACGACATGGGTCTGTCACGTGCCGAGCTCATGGGTGAGATACGGACGCGTGAGAAGATACTGCGTTACCTCGTCGAGAACGACATCACCGACTTCAGAGAGTTCACCAACCTCGTCAACAGGTACTACACTAACCCCGAGAAGGAGCTAGAGTCGATGGGTATACAGCCCGAGGGAGAGACAGTGATAGCGGGCGAGTCGGACGCCGACGAGAGCCGATAAAAACAGACATGATAGAGAGGATACCGCCGTTCAGAGTCGCTATATACTGGCTCGGCGAGTTAGCCGAGAGGATAAAGTCGAGGTATTACTCTGTCGAGGACAATCTGCGTTCGGCGAGGATGCCGCGCACTTACAGGTCTTATATGTCTCGGACTCTCCTCTACTCGGCTCTCGTCTTCCTCGGTACTCTCGGCGTCGTCTCGGCGTCTCTGTACGTCTTCTGGGACGACCTCGTCGGTGAGGGTGTTGCGGACATCGTCGTACTCGCAGTCTACTTCTCCCCCGTTGTGGCTTCCACGGCTGTGTCTTACTCCGTCTTCCGTCTCCTCATCTACCTCCCGAGGTACAGAGCCGACACAAGGGCGAGACAGATCAACCTCAGCCTGACGGGAACCGTCAGCATAATGTTCACGCTGTCTAGAGGAGGTATGTCGTTACCACGTGTCATCGACACGATCTCAGCGAGGTCGGAGTACTTCGGGACGAGTGCCGACGAGCTCAGTGTCGCTTCACACGACATGGAGTACTTCGGGATGGATGTCGTGACCGCGCTCCGCGAACTCGGTGACACGACTGCGAGCGATGAGTTCGCCGACTTCGTCAAGAACCTCGTGAGCGTCTTCACGAGCGTAGGTGACATCAGCGACTTCTTAGAGGAGAGGGTCAACGCCTACTACGACGAGGCTGAACAGGAACAGAAGGAGTTCCTGACTAAGCTGGGTCTGATTGCCGAGTTCTACGTCGTTGTCTTCGTCGCAGGACCCCTCTTCGTCATAGTCACCCTCATAGTCCTCGGCTTCGTCGGAGGCACGCCCCTTCTCGTACTCAGGGCGTTCGTCTACCTCGTACTCCCACTCGCGGGTGCGGGTCTCTTGGTCTTCCTCGACGCCTTCTTCACTAACCCCGTGACAGAAGGTGGAAAGGAGTCAGTAGAATCCGACACGGATAGGGTCGGCTTCATCGACGACATAGACCACGACAACCGAAGAGACGGCGAGACCCAGATAGAGAGTCTCAGGAGGGGAAGGAGACTCAGAAGTATCAAGACACGTCTCTCCTCGCCCCTTGAGAGCTTCAAGAGACGTCCCGTTCTCAGCCTTTACCTCGGCGTCTTCGTCGGCTTCGTCTACCTCTCGGCACGTATCTACGCCGGGGTTACGGTCGCGGGTGTCAGCTTACTCCCCGAGGTCACCGTGGCTCAGATAACAGCCGGAGACGTCAGTGTGTCTCCCGAGGCGGTGAGGTACGTAGACGACGCCTTGATAGAGGCTTCGCTGATTCCCATGTTCCTCTACGCGCTCTTCCACGAGATAAAGTCGGACTACCTCCGCCGAGTCGAGGACAAGCTTCCGGATTTCCTCGAACGTCTCGCCGACCTCAACGAAGCGGGAGCCACAGTCTCTGAGTCTCTCAGGTCTCTGTCTGAGACTGACCTGGGTGTCCTCAACCCTGAGATAGACAGGATGGAACGTGACATAAGATGGAACACAGAGGCGAACACAGCCCTGAGGAGGTTTGCGAACAGGGTTCGTTCTCCTATGGTGAGCCGTGCAGTCGTCCTAATGACGAACGCGACGAAGGCGAGCGGAAGGCTGGAGGAGGTTCTCAACATAGCCTCGCGCGAGGCGGGTCTCAGGAGACGTCTCGCACAGGAGAGGAGGAGCGAGATGTTTCTCTACACCGTTGTGATATACCTCTCGTTCGTGATATTCCTCGTGATACTCGCGATACTCGACTCGGTCTTCCTCCCAGCGATACCTCAGACGGGAATCACGGGTGCCGGCACGGGAGGCGGAGTCGCGGGTACCCAGACCTCGTTCGTACAGGAGGGATTCAGCCCCGACGAGTACCGTGTCCTCTTCTACCACGCCGGAGTGATACAGGCTCTCCTGAGTGGTCTCATAGCGGGCAAGATGGGCGAGGGACGTGTCGCGTCGGGAGTCAAACACGCCTTCATAATGGTCTCACTCGCCTATGTCACCTTCACCTTCTTCCTACATGTTGTGTAGTCACGGGAAAGGATGCGGGTCGGGGTTCGAGACGTCGACGTCGCCTCCGAGACGTCTCATGTCGAGACCGAAATGGAGTGGTTGAGCCCTCGGGACTACGACACGTACGGCGTCGAAGCCTATGCTCGTGACGTCGGGCGAGGTGATATTCGAAGCTATCACCTCGTAGCCAGCGTCTTCGACCCTCTCTCTGACTGCGTCGAGCTTATCGAGGGGCTTCTGAGGGACATCACCGCCCATACCGATCTCGTCAAGACCCAGAGCTCCGTCGGTCTCTGACACGAACCTCTCGACAGAACCGGGTCTGTCAGCCGCGTAGGCGACGTGTTCCTCGCTCGTGGATATCTCGTCGGCGTCTTCGACTTCGACGTCCGACTGCTTCACCTCGCGCCTCGACTGGACGGCTTCTTCGAGAGCCGACCTGAAAGCCTCCTCGGGGTCGAGCGACGCGCCGGCTGCGACGGCGAAACGCGGATACTCGTCGGAGGTCAGTGCGACGCCTACGACGGGAACGTCTATCTCCGCCGTAAGGTACGACGCGTGTATGTCTATTCCGGCTGACCTCACGCGTGAGACGAGTTCGGACGTCTCTGTTCCGAGATCCGTGACGTCGAACTCGATCTTCTCGGGACGTCTGTCTTCGAGCCAGGTCTTCATACACGCGTCCCTCTCTATGACCTCTAAGAGACCCGACTTTATCGCCTCCGTCTGTGTCGACCCAAGTGCGAGACCCGTCGTGATCCCGGGCGCGAACTCCGAGTCGAACGGGAAGTAGACGAACTCCGCGGGGACAGCCACGCCGTCGTCACGTGTGAGTGAGTAGCCGGGTGTCCACTCGATTACGGGAGACGAAGAGGGATCTGTGTACGGGACGTCGTCGTACTGTCCGTCGGAGAAGAGTGCGAGATCCGCGGGATCGATAGGGTCTCTACCCTCGTCCACCATCGCGTCGTAGGTCGCGTTCTCGAACTCGTCGTGTCTGTAGACCGCCGCTGAGTACCTTTCTAGCCCCTCACCCATAGCCTTCATAAGTGCCTTCTGCCAGTCGACCGATACCCCCGCGGCGACGTCTGGGGACGACGCGTCGGAGAACGGGGTGTCTGCGATCTCGACTACGTAGTACGGGACACCCGTCTCGTCGGACGGAAGCTCGGCGGCGGCTCCGAGTATGCCGGTTACGTCGTCGAGAACCGCCTCTGCCCTGTCGAGCGCGCTGTCGAGATCCGACGGTGGACTGTCTCTCGGAGCCACACCCGCTATCGGACGTCCTGTCCAGCAGTCGGGACAGAAAGGCACTCGTGCCGTAGTGTGTACCTCGAACGGCTCGTCGTCTCCGGCTCCTATGAGACAGACCCCTCCTATCGTCTCGGCTCCCGCCGTACTGAAGTAACGTCCCGTCTCAAGAGCCGCGAATCCCTCGGCGAACGACGTATACGCCTCGTCGGGAACCGTAGGAGTCGCGTGACTCCCACAGCCTCCCGCGTGGTCTTCTGAGGTATCACCACAGCCGCAGGCTTTTTCTTCTTCACCGTCTCTCAGACCCTCTATCCTGAGCCTGAGACACGTCCTACACGCCGAGGATCCCGGATGTACTAGAGGTCCTATAGCCGCCGCCGCTCCCGTCTTCTCACACACCTCTCCGCCGAACTCGACCCCGAGCGAGGGGGTACGGCTCTCGACGGATCTCTTGTTTGTCTCGTCGAGTGACTCCTCGGATATTACGAGGTCGGCTGTCTCCCGAAAGGCGTCGTCGAGGTCGGAGATCCTGACTTCGGCGTCGAGCCAGTCTAATGCCTTAGCTATCTCGTCGCCACCCACGACAGAAATCTCATGTCTCTCCTTCTCTTCTTGTGCCATACTGGGGAACTGTCGGGATCAGCCTTAACCCTGATGAAACAGCTAGCGACGACGAGAGACGAGACTGAGACTACGCCTGCCTGAGTCTTACCTTGAAGACGCTTCCCTCACGTGACCCGGTGTCTTCCCTGTCCTCGACCCAGACATCGCCGCCGTACTCGTCGACGAGTGTATCGACGAGATACAGACCTATTCCGGTTCCGCGGCTTTCGAGACCCTTCTCCTCCTTTCCGAATATACTCTCCTTGGAGTCGTCCGACACACCGGTTCCGTTGTCGGAGACAGACACAACGACTTCTCTGTCACCTCTCCTCTCGGCTGATACCTCTATCCTCGGTATCTCCTTGTTATTGTGCTGTACGGCGTTGTTGAGTAGGTTCCTGAAGATTGTCGAGAGGAGACTGTTCGCCTTCACATCGACGTCGGGAATCCCCTCGACCCTGAACTCGGCGTCGTCGTAGGTCTCTCTCTTGACCCGGGTAACGTGTTCGACTGTCTCACGGAGCGAGACAGAGCCGAGATCCGACGTCTCACCGCTCTCTATCGACTCGACGAAGTCGCGCGCTGTCTTTGTGAGGTCGACTACGTGTTTGCTGGCGTCGAGAACCCTTTCGAGGTACTCCTCGCCGTCTGAGTCGACGTACTCCCTTAGCTCGCTTCCCCAGCCGAGTATGAGATTCATGTCGTTACGTATGTCGTGACGGACTATACGGTTGAGTAGAATCAGCTCCTCGTGCTCGTTTTTTATCCTGTCCTCAGTTCTGAGAGCGTAGATACCAGCTGACAGGTCGTACGCGAAGCCCTCTAAGAGACTCCTCTCAGTCTCGGAGATACCCTGTGGCGGAAGATGAACCGTCATAGCGCCGTAGTCGTTCCCCCTGTGGCTGAGAGCCACGCCTATAGCGCCGTGTCTCTCCGCCGACTCGTCTGTGTGGTGTCTGTGCGGAGGCTGTGTGACGTCGTCGATCACGAGAACCTCGTTTTCGAGAACCTCGTCTACGTAGGCGTCGGTGTAGACGTTATGCCAGCCGTTCGCCTCCTTGTCGCCGTCCGACCCCGAAAGACGCCCCGCCGAGTATACGTCGGAGAGGTCGCCGTCGTCGTCGAGTACTGCGATAGACGTACATCCCTTCTGTCTCGACGCCAGAACCTCACACGCCCAGTTGAGGAGGTCGTCCTCTTCTTCCGCCTGTAGAACCGACCTGTCTATCATCTGAATACATTCGAGTATCTCCTCCATCTCCTTCCTCTCGGTTATGTCTCGCAGAACCACGAGAGAGGCTGACGATCCCTCGTACTTGATCTCGGTAGTCTCGACCTCGACGGGCTTACCGTCAGCCTCCGAGTCCGACATTACCTCGCCTTCGAGTTTCTCGTCGGCGTCTATCTCTTCCTCCAGACTCACGAAGTCGGTGAGTCCACCCCCTTTCACCTCGTCTCTGGCTCTCCCGAGTATCTCGGCTGCGGTGTCGTTGACGTATGTGACACTCCCTTCCTGAGTCACTACTACCCCGTCGTCGAGGCTCTCTACTATCTTTCTGAAACTTCCGTGGCTTTCCGACATATTTCTGCTTCTCCCCTCTCTTAGAGCTACCGGATCTACGTATTTTAAATCTTCCTCTCCAAAGGCGGTTTACTACGAGTAATATACAGCTTTACGACGATCTACTAAATTAATATTAAAATAATACACCTAAGTCTTATATTTACAAAATTAATATTAACTAAATTTTGTCTTGTTGGAACAGTAAACACACTGGACAAGGCTGTACGGAAATCTTGAGGTTTAATAGATTCTACGACGAATCCCGAACTGTGAATCTCACGTCTGAACCAGTAACTATCGGGGTCATAGGAGGCGGACAGCTCTGCCGTATGATCTGTGAGGCTGCGTCGCCACTCGGCTTCGAGGTCGTCTTTCTCGACCCCACTTCGGACGCGCCCGCACGATCCGTCGCGAGAGAACAGGTCGTCTCGGGGTTCGACTCGGTTGAGGGAGCTAACGAGTTGGTCGAGTCAGCCGACTACGTCACATACGACATAGAGCTCGCAGACCCCGATGCCGTCGAGGGTGCCGACGTTCCCGTGCATCCTAATCCTGACACTCTGAGACTCATACAGGACAAGTACCGTCAGAAGGAGGCTCTGTCAGAAAGAGGGGTTCCGGTTCCCGACTACACCCGAGTCGACACGGTCGACGACCTTCGACGAGCGGCTGACGGTCTGGGTCTGCCACTCATGGTCAAAGCCCGCGAGGGTGGCTACGACGGACGCGGTAACTACCTCGTCGAGTCGCCCGACGACTTCGAGGACGTTCTCGACGAACTCAGCGGCGAACTCATGGCAGAGGAGTTTATCGATTACGACCGCGAGCTCTCGGTCATCGGTGTTAAGGGGGACGGCGAGACCGACGTCTATCCGGTGACTGAGACGGTACACCGCGACGAGATACTCAGAAAGACGGTCACCCCCGCGAGAACCACCACTCAGGTAGCTGAGAAAGCCCACGAGGTCGCCCGCGAAGTCCTCGAAGCCATGGAAGGGAGAGGTGTCTACGGCATAGAGCTCTTCGAGCATGACGGCTCTGTCCTCGTAAACGAGATAGCACCACGTCCCCACAACTCGGGACACTGGACGATAGAGGGAGCCGAGACGTCACAGTTCGAACAGCACATACGTGCAGTAACCGGTCTCCCTCTCGGCTCGACTGAGCTACGTGATCCCACTGTCTCGGTCAACATACTCGGCGAGTCGGGTGACAGAGACGTCAGACTCGAAGGCGTCGACGGTCTCCTCGACTCGGGGGCACATCTCCACTGGTATGGAAAACGTACTGAGTATCCTCTCCGAAAGATGGGACACTTCACTGTCACGGGAGACGACACCGAAGAGCTACTCAGACAAGCCGAGGAGATCAAAAACAGCCTAAGTTTCGAACCATGAGCCAAGTCGAGAGAATCATAGACGAGCTTGAGGAACAGGCGGAGTCGGACGAACTCGAAGACGAGGAGACCCCCAATATAGGTATCATAATGGGGTCTGACTCCGACTTCGACGTCATGATGGGGGACGGCGACGACTCCGTGGGAGCATACGACGCTCTCAAGCGTCTCGGATTCGAGGAGGTCACCGACTACTACGAACCACCCGAGAGCCGTTACACCTTCGAGACCTACGTCGTCTCGGCTCACAGGACGCCCGAACTCATGTACGCTTACGCGAGGACTGCGGAGGATCGCGGAATAGACATCATTATAGCGGGCGCAGGCGGAAAGAGCGCTGACCTCCCCAACATGACAGCCTCGGTAGCCTACCCCGTTCCGGTGATCGGCGTTCCCGTCCAAGAGAAGTCGGTCGACAGTGTCATAGGAATGCCCACGGGAGCACCCATCGTGGCGACCGACGCGGGCAAGTCGTTCAACGCCGCCCTCTCGGCTGCCCAGTTCCTCTCGGTGACTCACGACGATCTCGCCGACCGACTAGACGAGTACCACGATGACCTCAAGGAAGGCGTCGGGGAGGTCTCTCGGGAGATGCACGAGTCGGGAACCCCCGAGTTCCGTAGGCGCGACGAGTAGTCGTCTCCGTAGATAGGGTACCGTATGACAAGATATAATATTACACCTCTTGAAGGCTAAAACAACCCATGGCGACGATAGACTCACCTTATGAGGCGGTACGTGAGAAGCCCTTGACGGCGGCAGCCGTAGGCGTAGCCCTTCTGTTTGGTCTCGACCTGATACGTAGGCTCGTCCTCGGCGGTCTCGCCTACTCGACAGTCTTGACCTACGTCTGGGAGGGATCAGTCTTAGGTCTCACAGTGGGTCTCGCGGGAGTCGGTCTCTCGATGACCTACAGCATACTCGGCTTCGCCAACTTCGCACACGGCGACTACGTAACTACGGGAGGCTTCCTCGGCTGGGGACTCACCTACGTCGTCGTCGGCTACGGTGCCCACGACTTAGGCAGGCTGATACTCGTCGGACCCGGAAGTGAGGTCTACGGTGCCCAGATAGGTGTCACGGTTCTCAACACTACTTTCGCGGTCTTTCTGGGGATACTCTTCGCCGGCGTAGCCACCGCAGGGGTCTCGGTTCTGATAGACAGGTTCGTCTACAAGCCGATGAGGGACAAAGACAGTATCTCACTCCTGATTGCGAGTGTCGGGGTCTCGTTCGCCCTCAGATACCTGATAGGATTCGTCTACTCGACCAACAACAGAGGTACGACGCCCATACCCGAGTCGTGGAAGCTCGGACTCACCGAGGGCACTGTTACAGTAACGTCACACCAGGTCGCTCTCGTAGCCGTCTCCCTCGTTCTGATGGCTCTCGTACA
The window above is part of the Candidatus Afararchaeum irisae genome. Proteins encoded here:
- a CDS encoding branched-chain amino acid ABC transporter permease — its product is MATIDSPYEAVREKPLTAAAVGVALLFGLDLIRRLVLGGLAYSTVLTYVWEGSVLGLTVGLAGVGLSMTYSILGFANFAHGDYVTTGGFLGWGLTYVVVGYGAHDLGRLILVGPGSEVYGAQIGVTVLNTTFAVFLGILFAGVATAGVSVLIDRFVYKPMRDKDSISLLIASVGVSFALRYLIGFVYSTNNRGTTPIPESWKLGLTEGTVTVTSHQVALVAVSLVLMALVHLVLRYSKLGKAMRATSDNEDLARITGIPTERVVRWTWILGGGLAGAAGYLSVLESGSISYQFGWLLILLIFAAVILGGIGSIYGAMAGGLVIGVSQQLSLVWLPSGDFTLPTAFLIMILLLVLKPEGLFSGRSTA
- a CDS encoding 5-(carboxyamino)imidazole ribonucleotide synthase, with the translated sequence MNLTSEPVTIGVIGGGQLCRMICEAASPLGFEVVFLDPTSDAPARSVAREQVVSGFDSVEGANELVESADYVTYDIELADPDAVEGADVPVHPNPDTLRLIQDKYRQKEALSERGVPVPDYTRVDTVDDLRRAADGLGLPLMVKAREGGYDGRGNYLVESPDDFEDVLDELSGELMAEEFIDYDRELSVIGVKGDGETDVYPVTETVHRDEILRKTVTPARTTTQVAEKAHEVAREVLEAMEGRGVYGIELFEHDGSVLVNEIAPRPHNSGHWTIEGAETSQFEQHIRAVTGLPLGSTELRDPTVSVNILGESGDRDVRLEGVDGLLDSGAHLHWYGKRTEYPLRKMGHFTVTGDDTEELLRQAEEIKNSLSFEP
- a CDS encoding AIR carboxylase family protein, whose amino-acid sequence is MSQVERIIDELEEQAESDELEDEETPNIGIIMGSDSDFDVMMGDGDDSVGAYDALKRLGFEEVTDYYEPPESRYTFETYVVSAHRTPELMYAYARTAEDRGIDIIIAGAGGKSADLPNMTASVAYPVPVIGVPVQEKSVDSVIGMPTGAPIVATDAGKSFNAALSAAQFLSVTHDDLADRLDEYHDDLKEGVGEVSREMHESGTPEFRRRDE